One Brassica napus cultivar Da-Ae chromosome A1, Da-Ae, whole genome shotgun sequence genomic region harbors:
- the LOC106349445 gene encoding lectin-like protein LEC, with the protein MQIHKLCFIALFLAHAAFAIKFNFKTFDGNNLLFLGDAELGPSSDGVGRSSALSMTRDETPFSHGQGLYINPIPLKPSNDSAPYSFQTSFTFSITPRTKPNSGQGLAFIIVPTADNSGASGGGFLGILNKTNNGKAENNLFSIEFDTFKNKEFQDISGNHVGLNINSMTSNVAANAGYWVQTSVGKRKVWSFKDVNLSSGEKFTAWVEFRKRDNRITVTLAPENVKKPKRPLIQGPRELNDVLLQNGYVGFAGAMGRGVERHDVWSWSFENDAKNN; encoded by the coding sequence ATGCAGATACACAAACTCTGTTTTATTGCTCTGTTCTTAGCTCACGCAGCTTTCGCCATCAAGTTCAACTTCAAAACCTTCGATGGCAACAACTTGTTGTTCCTAGGAGACGCAGAGCTTGGTCCTTCCTCAGATGGCGTAGGCAGATCCAGTGCACTCTCCATGACCCGTGACGAAACCCCATTCTCACACGGTCAAGGTCTCTACATCAACCCCATCCCTCTCAAGCCTTCTAACGACTCAGCTCCTTACtcattccaaacctctttcactTTCTCCATCACTCCTCGCACCAAACCAAACTCCGGTCAAGGCCTCGCCTTCATCATCGTCCCCACCGCCGATAACTCCGGCGCCTCGGGCGGCGGCTTCCTCGGGATCCTCAACAAAACCAACAACGGGAAGGCGGAGAACAACCTCTTCTCTATCGAGTTCGACACTTTCAAGAACAAAGAGTTTCAAGACATTAGCGGTAACCATGTCGGACTCAACATCAACTCCATGACTTCAAATGTTGCTGCGAACGCTGGTTATTGGGTTCAGACGAGTGTCGGGAAGAGGAAAGTTTGGTCGTTTAAAGATGTGAATCTGAGTAGTGGAGAGAAGTTCACGGCTTGGGTTGAGTTTAGAAAGAGAGACAATAGGATTACGGTTACGCTCGCGCCTGAAAACGTGAAGAAACCTAAGAGACCTTTGATTCAAGGTCCGAGGGAGCTTAATGATGTTCTTTTGCAAAACGGTTACGTCGGTTTTGCTGGAGCCATGGGACGTGGCGTTGAGCGTCACGACGTTTGGAGCTGGTCCTTCGAAAACGACGCCAAGAACAACTAa
- the LOC125577666 gene encoding uncharacterized protein LOC125577666, translating to MNSHLFRVICILHSVIALTSGTLMMFYTEKASIFGHGSDIANKLKGSTPHDELLIRISQSFSGLLLFAIGLVLFMVSFVKDTEFHGFFAGGSVILYVLMALWRVVFEWKVEDLAFECPKQALGDIALAVSWVFFLVYTWREKYD from the coding sequence ATGAATTCACATCTCTTCCGAGTAATCTGTATACTCCACTCCGTAATCGCACTCACGAGCGGGACCCTGATGATGTTCTACACAGAGAAAGCCTCCATCTTTGGCCACGGCAGCGACATAGCTAACAAGCTCAAAGGCTCAACGCCTCACGACGAGCTGCTCATCCGGATCTCTCAGTCTTTCTCCGGTTTGCTCCTCTTTGCCATAGGTTTGGTGCTGTTCATGGTGTCCTTCGTTAAGGATACAGAGTTTCATGGCTTTTTCGCTGGAGGGTCGGTGATTCTCTATGTGCTTATGGCGTTGTGGAGAGTTGTGTTTGAGTGGAAGGTTGAAGATCTTGCGTTTGAGTGTCCTAAGCAAGCACTTGGAGATATTGCTTTGGCTGTTTCGTGGGTGTTCTTTCTAGTTTATACTTGGAGGGAGAAGTatgattga
- the LOC125577667 gene encoding cytochrome c oxidase copper chaperone 1-like: MSNQPAKDGAVPPPVSDSKAAAAETKPKKKICCACPDTKKLRDECIVEHGEPACAKWIEAHKMCLRAEGFNV; encoded by the coding sequence ATGAGTAACCAACCAGCAAAAGACGGTGCTGTTCCTCCACCCGTTTCAGATAGCAAGGCTGCTGCTGCAGAGACgaaaccaaagaagaagatatgtTGTGCTTGCCCTGACACCAAGAAGCTGAGAGATGAGTGCATCGTCGAGCATGGTGAACCAGCTTGCGCTAAATGGATCGAAGCTCATAAAATGTGTCTCCGTGCTGAAGGTTTCAACGTCTGA
- the LOC106349428 gene encoding protein SPA1-RELATED 3 isoform X1, producing MEGSSNSNSRGFSDRNTEFPPVDECVRSMFGSSTHKPSSEEEDSLGVDPFVRSLEWGDVSLRQWLDKPERSVDVLECLHVFRQIVEIVNAAHSQGIVVHNVKPSCFVMSSFNHVSFIESASCSDSGSEDGQKEEKGSYNKILERQIEKLEEEKKQRCFPMKHVLAMETSWYTSPEEEFGSPSTCASDVYRLGVLLFELFCPVTSREEKSRIMSSLRHRVLPPQILLKCHKEASFCLWLLHPEPTCRPSMSDLLQSDFITEPRDNLVEHEAAIELRDRIEEQESLLEFLLLIQQRKQDSACSLRDTISLLSSDIEQVVKRQLILKKQGSSYSDLSKDDHQSPSGPSTLLASRKRFRQVIPQVETDVEVDEESQGSTLLESSRLMRNFKKLETVYFLTRRRQMKAAALGKSLTRHSPLSSENGRGGSMISSVSNPVSNNDPLRQGGWIDPFLEGLCKYLSFSKLRVKADLKQGDLLNSSNLVCALAFDRDGELFATAGVNKKIKIFEYNSIVNSNRDIHYPVVELASRSRLSSVCWNSYIKSQIASSNFEGVVQIWDVARSQLVTEMKEHKKRVWSIDISSADPTLLASGSDDGTVKLWSINQGVSIGTIKTKANICCVQFPSDSGRSLAFGSADHKVYYYDLRNPKIPLSTMVGHNKTVSNVKFVDSSTLVSSSTDNMLKLWDLSMSASGVNETPLHSFAGHTNLKNFVGLSVSDGYIATGSETNEVFVYHKAFPMPVMSYMFSNTDSMSGLEIDDASQFISSICWRGQSSTLVAANSNGNIKILEMVA from the exons ATGGAAGGTTCTTCAAACTCCAATTCTAGAGGGTTTTCAGACAGGAACACTGAGTTCCCACCAGTTGATGAGTGTGTCAGAAGCATGTTTGGTAGTAGCACACACAAACCCTCCTCCGAAGAAGAAGATTCTTTAGGGGTTGACCCTTTCGTTAGATCCTTGGAATGGGGTGACGTCAGCTTACGACAGTGGCTTGATAAGCCTGAACGGTCTGTAGATGTTCTCGAGTGCTTGCACGTGTTCAGACAAATCGTGGAGATTGTGAATGCGGCTCACTCTCAAGGCATTGTTGTTCATAACGTTAAGCCATCTTGTTTTGTCATGTCTTCTTTTAACCATGTTTCCTTCATCGAATCCGCTTCTTGTTCTGACTCCGGCTCTGAGGACGGCCAGAAGGAAGAGAAAGGATCATATAACAAGATTTTGGAGAGACAAATCGAGAAGctagaggaagagaagaagcaaCGTTGTTTTCCGATGAAACATGTATTAGCAATGGAGACAAGTTGGTATACTAGCCCTGAAGAGGAGTTTGGTTCTCCAAGTACTTGTGCCTCAGATGTCTACCGTCTAGGCGTTCTTCTTTTTGAG CTATTCTGCCCTGTGACTTCAAGAGAGGAGAAGTCAAGAATTATGTCTAGTTTAAGACATCGTGTACTTCCGCCTCAGATACTGCTCAAATGTCATAAAGAAGCTTCTTTCTGCTTGTGGCTACTCCATCCCGAGCCAACTTGTCGACCATCAATGAG TGACTTGCTGCAGAGTGATTTTATAACCGAACCAAGAGACAATTTGGTTGAACATGAAGCAGCAATAGAGCTGAGAGATAGAATCGAGGAACAAGAGTCGTTACTCGAGTTCTTGCTACTGATTCAACAAAGAAAGCAAGATTCTGCTTGTAGTTTGCGGGATACTATTTCACTTCTTTCTTCAGACATTGAGCAAGTTGTGAAGAGACAGCTGATTCTGAAGAAACAAGGAAGCTCATACTCTGATCTCAGTAAAGATGATCACCAATCTCCCTCTGGTCCTTCTACATTGTTGGCCTCAAGAAAACGGTTTAGACAAGTGATTCCTCAAGTGGAAACAGACGTTGAAGTTGATGAAGAGAGTCAAGGAAGCACACTTCTTGAAAGCTCCAGGTTGATGAGAAACTTCAAGAAGCTAGAAACGGTCTACTTTCTAACAAGGCGCAGGCAAATGAAAGCTGCTGCTTTAGGGAAATCATTAACTAGACATTCGCCTTTGAGTAGTGAAAAcgggagaggaggttcaatgatAAGCTCAGTAAGCAACCCTGTTTCCAACAATGATCCTCTGAGACAAGGCGGGTGGATAGATCCATTCCTTGAGGGTTTATGCAAATACTTATCGTTCAGTAAGCTCAGAGTGAAAGCAGATTTGAAACAAGGAGACTTGTTGAACTCTTCTAACCTAGTTTGCGCACTTGCATTTGACCGAGATGGAGAGCTTTTCGCCACTGCTGGTGTAAACAAGAAGATCAAGATCTTCGAATATAACTCCATTGTAAACAGTAACCGGGACATTCACTATCCGGTTGTGGAATTAGCTAGCCGGTCAAGGCTAAGTAGTGTGTGTTGGAACAGTTACATAAAGAGTCAGATTGCATCAAGTAACTTTGAAGGCGTTGTTCAG ATATGGGATGTTGCAAGAAGCCAGTTGGTTACAGAGATGAAGGAGCACAAGAAGAGAGTATGGTCCATTGATATTTCATCAGCAGACCCTACTTTGCTGGCTAGTGGAAGTGATGATGGAACCGTTAAGCTATGGAGTATCAATCAG GGAGTTAGTATTGGAACCATCAAGACAAAGGCTAATATATGCTGTGTCCAGTTCCCATCAGACTCAGGCCGGTCTTTAGCGTTCGGTTCTGCAGATCACAAAGTGTATTACTACGATCTTAGGAACCCCAAGATTCCTCTGAGCACAATGGTTGGTCATAACAAGACAGTGAGTAATGTCAAGTTTGTGGATTCATCCACTCTTGTGTCTTCTTCTACTGACAACATGCTGAAGCTTTGGGATTTATCGATGTCTGCTTCTGGTGTTAATGAAACCCCTCTTCATTCATTTGCTGGACACACTAATCTAAAG AACTTTGTTGGCTTATCTGTCTCTGATGGGTATATAGCTACAGGCTCAGAGACAAACGAG GTTTTCGTGTACCACAAGGCATTCCCAATGCCGGTGATGTCATACATGTTCAGCAACACTGACTCCATGTCAGGTCTTGAAATCGACGATGCCTCACAGTTCATATCTTCAATCTGCTGGCGAGGACAGTCGTCTACGCTAGTCGCTGCTAACTCCAATGGCAACATCAAGATTCTTGAAATGGTGGCTTGA
- the LOC106380687 gene encoding VQ motif-containing protein 19 — protein MEIATKQGDSRTQSSTSCSSASSSLHQHIITRSDHYPTTFVQADTSSFKQVVQMLTGSSSPRSPDSPRPPTNPSGKGNFVIPPIKTTQPKKHSGNKLYERRSNNNSLKNSLMINTLMIGGGNGAGSPRFSPRNQEILSPSCLDFPKLALNSPVTPLKHGGDGNDSDTFDRMSPLSEEERAISEKRYYLHRSPRESEPQLLPLFPVTSPRVSASPEN, from the coding sequence ATGGAGATTGCAACAAAACAAGGAGATTCAAGAACCCAATCTTCCACTTCTTGTTCATCAGCTTCCTCATCTTTACATCAACACATCATAACCAGATCTGATCATTACCCGACAACTTTTGTCCAAGCAGACACTTCCTCTTTCAAACAAGTCGTCCAGATGCTCACAGGCAGTTCCTCTCCGAGATCCCCAGACTCTCCGCGTCCTCCGACGAACCCTTCCGGCAAAGGTAACTTCGTGATTCCACCGATCAAAACAACACAGCCGAAGAAACACTCAGGAAACAAACTCTACGAGAGGAGATCTAACAACAACAGTCTCAAGAACAGCCTCATGATCAATACGCTCATGATCGGCGGCGGAAACGGTGCGGGAAGCCCGAGATTCTCACCGAGAAACCAGGAGATTCTGTCGCCTAGCTGTCTTGATTTCCCGAAGCTGGCACTGAACAGTCCCGTGACGCCGCTGAAACACGGCGGCGACGGAAACGACAGCGACACTTTTGACAGGATGTCGCCATTGTCGGAGGAAGAGAGAGCGATCTCGGAAAAAAGGTATTACTTGCATCGGTCTCCGAGAGAATCGGAGCCGCAGCTTCTGCCGTTGTTTCCGGTGACTTCTCCGAGAGTATCGGCGTCGCCGGAGAATTAA
- the LOC106349435 gene encoding beta-glucuronosyltransferase GlcAT14A, producing the protein MGYVNMEKRWVLFPLVITSLAFVFLLATSFNMGLISSLRKFNNIFSIIPSRHSHVKNQTKLDFAESKLARQRQTRPHEEDNNLPRFAYLVSGSKGDVEKLWRTLRAVYHPRNHYVVHLDLESPVDERLELASRINKDPMYSKTGNVYMITKANLVTYRGPTMVANTLHACAVLLKRSANWDWFINLSASDYPLVTQDDLLHTFSSLDRNLNFIEHTSELGWKEEKRAMPVMIDPGLYLLNKSDIYWVTPRRSLPTAFKLFTGSAWMALSRPFVEYCIWGWDNLPRTLLMYYTNFVSSPESYFHTVICNVPEFSKTAVNHDLHYISWDTPPQQHPHVLTLNDTVQMISSGAAFARKFKRDDKVLDVIDKAFLRRRNDKDGFTPGGWCSGKPKCSQVGDVANVKPGLGAKRLQGLVERLVSEAKTGVNQCK; encoded by the exons ATGGGGTACGTAAACATGGAGAAGAGATGGGTACTATTCCCTCTCGTCATCACATCACTCGCCTTCGTTTTCCTCCTAGCAACCTCTTTCAACATGGGCCTCATCTCCTCCCTCCGCAAATTCAACAACATCTTCTCCATCATCCCTTCCCGTCACAGCCACGTcaagaaccaaaccaaactcgaCTTCGCAGAGTCCAAACTCGCTAGACAAAGACAAACCCGCCCTCACGAAGAAGACAACAACCTTCCACGTTTCGCATACCTCGTCTCCGGGTCCAAAGGAGACGTGGAGAAGCTCTGGAGAACGCTTAGAGCGGTGTACCATCCGAGAAACCACTACGTTGTCCACTTGGATCTCGAGTCACCCGTTGACGAGAGACTAGAGCTGGCTTCTCGGATTAATAAAGATCCTATGTATTCCAAAACCGGGAATGTGTATATGATAACAAAGGCTAACCTTGTGACTTATAGAGGACCGACAATGGTGGCGAATACACTTCACGCTTGTGCTGTTTTGCTTAAGAGAAGTGCTAACTGGGATTGGTTTATTAATCTTAGTGCTTCAGATTATCCACTGGTGACGCAAGATG ATTTGCTTCATACGTTTTCGAGTCTGGACAGGAACCTCAACTTTATTGAACACACAAGTGAACTAGGTTGGAAAGA GGAGAAGAGAGCAATGCCAGTAATGATTGATCCTGGACTCTACTTGTTGAACAAATCAGATATCTACTGGGTCACTCCTCGTCGAAGTTTGCCTACTGCGTTTAAGTTATTCACTG GATCTGCTTGGATGGCTCTATCACGTCCATTTGTAGAATACTGCATATGGGGATGGGACAATCTACCAAGAACCCTTCTAATGTATTACACCAACTTCGTTTCATCACCTGAAAGTTACTTCCACACTGTAATCTGCAACGTCCCCGAGTTCTCCAAAACCGCAGTGAACCATGACCTTCACTACATCTCCTGGGACACACCGCCGCAGCAGCACCCTCACGTTTTGACGCTCAACGACACAGTGCAGATGATATCCAGCGGTGCTGCGTTCGCTAGGAAATTCAAAAGAGACGACAAGGTGCTTGATGTGATCGACAAGGCGTTCCTTAGACGGAGGAATGATAAAGATGGTTTTACTCCTGGTGGGTGGTGCAGTGGGAAACCAAAGTGCTCCCAGGTCGGTGATGTGGCTAACGTTAAGCCTGGTCTTGGAGCTAAGAGGCTTCAGGGACTTGTGGAGAGGTTAGTCAGTGAGGCTAAAACAGGAGTTAATCAATGTAAATAG
- the LOC106349428 gene encoding protein SPA1-RELATED 3 isoform X2, whose amino-acid sequence MEGSSNSNSRGFSDRNTEFPPVDECVRSMFGSSTHKPSSEEEDSLGVDPFVRSLEWGDVSLRQWLDKPERSVDVLECLHVFRQIVEIVNAAHSQGIVVHNVKPSCFVMSSFNHVSFIESASCSDSGSEDGQKEEKGSYNKILERQIEKLEEEKKQRCFPMKHVLAMETSWYTSPEEEFGSPSTCASDVYRLGVLLFELFCPVTSREEKSRIMSSLRHRVLPPQILLKCHKEASFCLWLLHPEPTCRPSMSDLLQSDFITEPRDNLVEHEAAIELRDRIEEQESLLEFLLLIQQRKQDSACSLRDTISLLSSDIEQVVKRQLILKKQGSSYSDLSKDDHQSPSGPSTLLASRKRFRQVIPQVETDVEVDEESQGSTLLESSRLMRNFKKLETVYFLTRRRQMKAAALGKSLTRHSPLSSENGRGGSMISSVSNPVSNNDPLRQGGWIDPFLEGLCKYLSFSKLRVKADLKQGDLLNSSNLVCALAFDRDGELFATAGVNKKIKIFEYNSIVNSNRDIHYPVVELASRSRLSSVCWNSYIKSQIASSNFEGVVQIWDVARSQLVTEMKEHKKRVWSIDISSADPTLLASGSDDGTVKLWSINQAILI is encoded by the exons ATGGAAGGTTCTTCAAACTCCAATTCTAGAGGGTTTTCAGACAGGAACACTGAGTTCCCACCAGTTGATGAGTGTGTCAGAAGCATGTTTGGTAGTAGCACACACAAACCCTCCTCCGAAGAAGAAGATTCTTTAGGGGTTGACCCTTTCGTTAGATCCTTGGAATGGGGTGACGTCAGCTTACGACAGTGGCTTGATAAGCCTGAACGGTCTGTAGATGTTCTCGAGTGCTTGCACGTGTTCAGACAAATCGTGGAGATTGTGAATGCGGCTCACTCTCAAGGCATTGTTGTTCATAACGTTAAGCCATCTTGTTTTGTCATGTCTTCTTTTAACCATGTTTCCTTCATCGAATCCGCTTCTTGTTCTGACTCCGGCTCTGAGGACGGCCAGAAGGAAGAGAAAGGATCATATAACAAGATTTTGGAGAGACAAATCGAGAAGctagaggaagagaagaagcaaCGTTGTTTTCCGATGAAACATGTATTAGCAATGGAGACAAGTTGGTATACTAGCCCTGAAGAGGAGTTTGGTTCTCCAAGTACTTGTGCCTCAGATGTCTACCGTCTAGGCGTTCTTCTTTTTGAG CTATTCTGCCCTGTGACTTCAAGAGAGGAGAAGTCAAGAATTATGTCTAGTTTAAGACATCGTGTACTTCCGCCTCAGATACTGCTCAAATGTCATAAAGAAGCTTCTTTCTGCTTGTGGCTACTCCATCCCGAGCCAACTTGTCGACCATCAATGAG TGACTTGCTGCAGAGTGATTTTATAACCGAACCAAGAGACAATTTGGTTGAACATGAAGCAGCAATAGAGCTGAGAGATAGAATCGAGGAACAAGAGTCGTTACTCGAGTTCTTGCTACTGATTCAACAAAGAAAGCAAGATTCTGCTTGTAGTTTGCGGGATACTATTTCACTTCTTTCTTCAGACATTGAGCAAGTTGTGAAGAGACAGCTGATTCTGAAGAAACAAGGAAGCTCATACTCTGATCTCAGTAAAGATGATCACCAATCTCCCTCTGGTCCTTCTACATTGTTGGCCTCAAGAAAACGGTTTAGACAAGTGATTCCTCAAGTGGAAACAGACGTTGAAGTTGATGAAGAGAGTCAAGGAAGCACACTTCTTGAAAGCTCCAGGTTGATGAGAAACTTCAAGAAGCTAGAAACGGTCTACTTTCTAACAAGGCGCAGGCAAATGAAAGCTGCTGCTTTAGGGAAATCATTAACTAGACATTCGCCTTTGAGTAGTGAAAAcgggagaggaggttcaatgatAAGCTCAGTAAGCAACCCTGTTTCCAACAATGATCCTCTGAGACAAGGCGGGTGGATAGATCCATTCCTTGAGGGTTTATGCAAATACTTATCGTTCAGTAAGCTCAGAGTGAAAGCAGATTTGAAACAAGGAGACTTGTTGAACTCTTCTAACCTAGTTTGCGCACTTGCATTTGACCGAGATGGAGAGCTTTTCGCCACTGCTGGTGTAAACAAGAAGATCAAGATCTTCGAATATAACTCCATTGTAAACAGTAACCGGGACATTCACTATCCGGTTGTGGAATTAGCTAGCCGGTCAAGGCTAAGTAGTGTGTGTTGGAACAGTTACATAAAGAGTCAGATTGCATCAAGTAACTTTGAAGGCGTTGTTCAG ATATGGGATGTTGCAAGAAGCCAGTTGGTTACAGAGATGAAGGAGCACAAGAAGAGAGTATGGTCCATTGATATTTCATCAGCAGACCCTACTTTGCTGGCTAGTGGAAGTGATGATGGAACCGTTAAGCTATGGAGTATCAATCAGGCAATTCTAATTTAA
- the LOC106349455 gene encoding uncharacterized protein LOC106349455: protein MELDPKKVVEVYERYEAVGDQFLLVRNQMVENDRERNANREALTALRKKAKTTKTSVPSPFDSMMKDTHGSSAKALIQEVCSTCGSHDSTEPTWMMLPGTDLFAAVPFHAVHTMLEKDEKRMEFESKKLQSLLKEKTLLLSELGALADSVPPSVIRSLITLKDKPSVQ from the exons ATGGAGTTGGACCCAAAGAAGGTTGTTGAAGTATACGAGAGATATGAAGCTGTTGGTGATCAGTTTCTACTTGTTCGCAATCAG ATGGTGGAGAATGATAGGGAGAGGAACGCGAACCGAGAGGCTCTTACAGCACTTAGGAAGAAAGCCAAGACAACAAAGACTAGCGTCCCTTCTCCTTTCGACTCTATGATGAAGGATACGCACGGGAGCTCAGCCAAAGCCTTGATTCAAGAAGTTTGCTCGACGTGTGGATCTCATGACTCTACTGAACCCACCTGGATGATGCTCCCAGGAACAGATCTTTTCGCTGCGGTCCCTTTTCATGCTGTTCATACAATGCTAGAGAAAG ATGAAAAGAGAATGGAGTTTGAATCAAAGAAACTGCAGAGCTTACTCAAGGAGAAGACTCTTTTGTTATCTGAACTTGGGGCTCTTGCTGATAGTGTTCCTCCAAGCGTCATCAGATCGCTGATTACGTTAAAGGACAAACCTTCAGTTCAGTAG